A genomic region of Elaeis guineensis isolate ETL-2024a chromosome 9, EG11, whole genome shotgun sequence contains the following coding sequences:
- the LOC105052002 gene encoding tubby-like F-box protein 14 encodes MSFRSIVRDVRDGIGSLSRRGFEVRFSGHHRGKSQGAVDELHDQPVVIQDSCWASLPPELLRDVIKRLEASEGTWPSRKNVVACAAVCRSWRDMCKEIVRSPEFCGKLTFPVSLKQPGPRDGAIQCFIKRDKSTLTYHLYLCLSPAVLVENGKFLLSAKRTRRTTCTEYIISTDAENISRSSNTYIGKLRSNFLGTKFVIYDTQPAYNRAAISQPGKTSRRFYSKKVSPKFPSGSYNIAQVTYELNVLGTRGPRRMHCIMHSIPASALDAGGTVPGQPDHLLPRSLDDSFGSMSFSKSSIMDRSMDFSSSRFSDIAGGAGGIGDEEDEAKERPLILRNKAPRWHEQLQCWCLNFRGRVTVASVKNFQLISATQPAAGAPTPSQPAPPEHDKIILQFGKVAKDMFTMDYRYPLSAFQAFAICLSSFDTKLACE; translated from the exons ATGTCATTCCGTAGCATTGTTCGTGATGTGAGAGATGGCATCGGTAGCTTATCTCGCCGGGGCTTCGAGGTGAGGTTCTCGGGTCATCACAGGGGGAAATCTCAGGGTGCTGTGGACGAATTGCATGATCAACCTGTAGTAATCCAGGACAGCTGTTGGGCTAGCCTTCCTCCTGAACTACTTCGTGATGTGATCAAAAGGTTGGAGGCAAGTGAGGGCACTTGGCCTTCCCGCAAAAATGTAGTTGCCTGTGCAGCTGTTTGCAGGTCATGGAGGGACATGTGTAAAGAGATTGTTAGAAGTCCAGAATTTTGTGGAAAGCTTACTTTTCCAGTATCCCTGAAGCAG CCTGGACCTCGAGATGGCGCTATTCAATGCTTTATCAAGAGGGATAAATCAACTCTAACTTATCATCTGTATCTGTGTCTGAGTCCTG CTGTACTCGTTGAAAATGGGAAGTTCCTCCTATCAGCGAAACGAACTCGGCGCACAACGTGTACAGAGTACATAATATCAACTGATGCTGAAAACATATCAAGATCGAGCAACACTTATATAGGAAAACTGAG GTCTAATTTTCTTGGCACGAAGTTTGTAATCTATGATACTCAACCTGCATACAACAGAGCAGCCATCTCCCAGCCAGGGAAGACAAGCAGGAGATTTTACTCCAAGAAAGTGTCTCCTAAATTTCCATCTGGAAGCTACAACATAGCACAGGTGACGTATGAGCTGAACGTCCTGGGAACGCGTGGCCCAAGACGCATGCACTGTATCATGCATTCCATTCCTGCCTCAGCCCTCGATGCTGGGGGGACCGTCCCTGGCCAGCCTGATCATCTGCTCCCCCGCTCGTTGGATGACTCCTTTGGCAGTATGTCCTTCTCCAAATCATCCATCATGGACCGCTCCATGGATTTCAGCAGTTCTCGCTTCTCTGACATTGCTGGAGGAGCTGGTGGTATTGGCGACGAGGAAGATGAGGCTAAAGAGAGGCCTCTGATCCTTCGAAACAAGGCCCCGAGATGGCACGAGCAGTTGCAATGCTGGTGCCTCAACTTCCGGGGTCGGGTGACCGTTGCATCCGTCAAGAACTTCCAGCTTATATCTGCGACACAGCCTGCTGCGGGAGCTCCAACACCGTCGCAACCCGCACCACCGGAGCATGATAAGATCATACTGCAGTTTGGGAAGGTTGCCAAGGATATGTTCACCATGGATTATCGGTACCCGCTTTCAGCTTTCCAGGCTTTTGCTATCTGCTTGAGTAGCTTTGACACCAAGCTGGCTTGCGAATAG